Proteins found in one Sporosarcina sp. FSL K6-3457 genomic segment:
- a CDS encoding lipopolysaccharide biosynthesis protein — translation MKNSILKNIIHLFYSTILANILNATTLILLANYFNAQNYGIFSVALALSMIMNFFTDLGVSNTFLREGLKQENLSIKFSSYIKFRVICLFLACIVFSVGIQIFYQEPQILYMMYILMIPMVIGLTMQTIGIIYFQLTERMQFIASIKIISAILLMVLTVFSMILKVNVELTAFLYGFSFFLGGLYSLYLLRGKVKVKWKSPFQHQLLTNLSPFLISGLFIMLTPQLGPLVLEKTLPLTLVGLFAVAYRIPSALYQVPGVIAGAFYPLLFKNYNQGKLEEHTRLNLLQTKIMFYIGMCVSISLFYLAGYLIPVLFGDEWSSAVQPLKILSFIIVLQGFNIAIADGLTTRGLQNRRTFVQFATITIGSMSLYYLSTSHAVVGAAIAVLTMEIVSFLGYILAHPIRKIVVIKVVIPYGFCFFVSFILSYYLLHHHSFVAMIVTIISMSAMIFFVDKSIQSLIVDFIKKKMQQGTRYVTKGRQGEDEDIAN, via the coding sequence TTATAGTACGATTCTTGCCAATATCTTAAATGCTACTACGCTTATCCTATTAGCCAATTATTTTAATGCACAAAACTATGGCATATTTAGCGTGGCGTTAGCTCTCTCAATGATCATGAACTTTTTTACAGACCTCGGGGTAAGTAACACGTTCCTTCGTGAAGGATTGAAGCAGGAAAACCTAAGTATTAAATTTTCATCTTATATAAAGTTCCGAGTTATTTGTTTGTTTCTGGCATGTATTGTTTTTTCGGTCGGTATTCAAATCTTCTATCAAGAACCACAGATTCTTTATATGATGTATATTCTGATGATTCCCATGGTTATTGGTCTGACGATGCAAACGATAGGAATAATTTATTTTCAATTAACTGAAAGGATGCAGTTTATCGCATCCATTAAAATTATTTCTGCGATTTTATTAATGGTCTTAACCGTTTTTTCTATGATTTTAAAAGTGAATGTCGAGTTGACAGCCTTCTTATATGGTTTTTCTTTTTTCTTAGGGGGACTTTACAGCCTATATTTACTTCGTGGGAAAGTGAAGGTGAAATGGAAGTCACCTTTTCAACACCAGTTATTAACGAATCTTAGTCCATTTTTAATAAGTGGGTTATTTATTATGTTAACGCCCCAATTAGGTCCATTAGTGTTAGAAAAAACACTGCCTTTAACGCTTGTGGGTCTCTTTGCGGTAGCTTACCGGATTCCTTCTGCTTTATATCAAGTACCGGGGGTGATTGCAGGAGCATTTTACCCTTTGTTATTTAAGAATTATAACCAAGGAAAGCTGGAGGAGCATACACGATTAAATCTTTTGCAAACGAAGATTATGTTCTACATTGGGATGTGTGTGTCTATATCCTTATTCTATTTGGCTGGATACTTGATCCCTGTTTTATTTGGCGATGAATGGAGTTCTGCGGTTCAACCCTTAAAAATTTTGTCCTTCATTATTGTGCTACAAGGATTTAACATCGCCATCGCTGACGGCCTCACAACAAGAGGGTTACAGAACCGTCGGACTTTTGTACAGTTCGCTACAATAACGATTGGTTCAATGTCTCTTTATTATCTGAGTACTAGCCATGCAGTGGTAGGTGCAGCCATTGCGGTGTTAACTATGGAAATTGTCTCTTTCTTGGGCTATATCCTGGCCCATCCAATAAGAAAAATCGTAGTAATCAAGGTTGTCATTCCATATGGCTTCTGCTTTTTCGTAAGTTTTATCCTTTCATACTATTTATTACATCACCATTCATTTGTGGCAATGATTGTAACCATCATCTCGATGTCTGCGATGATTTTCTTCGTAGATAAGTCGATTCAGTCCTTAATTGTAGATTTTATAAAAAAGAAAATGCAACAGGGAACCCGTTATGTAACAAAAGGGAGACAGGGAGAGGATGAAGATATTGCAAATTGA
- a CDS encoding O-antigen ligase family protein: MQIDKTISTWPVFLLLLFVTLSKYNLYIGFSLKIYMIFLAIILCVYFREFYFRSLYHYEILLLLFYFTYCISGAFSLYPESSIRVILGVILVLGCYFIMRFIVEQTSISTIETSIATVGIIFNAVSLLLYIIGLKVTGGTSVGVEIISYGLLVDRDYPRLIGLLEDPNIFIFYNTIFFSFYLTNLKGVKHSVGFILCVITSLLTFSRGGIVALLLVVILYMVLANFSKKLKMIAASFLCLLVLYIAGSFSQLDVNQIITSRITDFSTDGGSGRFELWGQALQYFMSHPLFGIGAFNFSDYYEFDHNIKLYVHNTYLEVLVESGIIGFVFYFHFLLFLIITLLKTRLHIKKPYIVLTLFAFLLQMVSLSLMINEAFFVFLALALKYISVFERKGAESYETQPKG; the protein is encoded by the coding sequence TTGCAAATTGATAAAACCATATCTACATGGCCCGTCTTCCTCTTGTTACTTTTTGTTACGCTTAGTAAATATAATTTATATATTGGTTTTTCATTAAAAATATATATGATCTTTCTGGCTATTATTCTATGTGTTTATTTTAGAGAATTTTACTTTCGTTCTCTTTATCATTATGAAATTTTACTACTTTTGTTTTATTTTACTTATTGTATAAGCGGTGCTTTTTCACTGTACCCAGAATCAAGCATTCGAGTCATACTAGGCGTGATTCTTGTCCTTGGTTGCTATTTCATCATGAGATTTATAGTTGAGCAAACCTCGATTTCTACCATTGAAACTTCCATTGCTACTGTTGGGATTATTTTCAACGCTGTTAGTCTGTTATTGTACATAATTGGTTTAAAGGTGACAGGGGGAACATCGGTAGGCGTAGAGATTATTTCTTATGGATTATTAGTAGATCGAGATTACCCAAGACTAATTGGATTACTTGAGGATCCAAATATCTTTATTTTTTATAATACAATATTTTTTTCCTTTTATTTAACAAATTTAAAGGGAGTTAAGCATTCAGTTGGATTCATCTTATGTGTAATTACCTCTCTTCTCACTTTTTCAAGAGGTGGAATTGTTGCACTCCTCCTCGTTGTTATATTGTACATGGTTTTAGCTAACTTTTCGAAAAAACTAAAAATGATAGCAGCTTCTTTCTTATGCCTCCTCGTTCTGTATATTGCAGGCTCTTTCAGTCAATTAGATGTAAATCAAATCATTACTAGCCGTATTACCGATTTTTCTACCGATGGAGGAAGTGGTCGATTTGAATTATGGGGTCAGGCCTTACAATATTTTATGTCACATCCGCTGTTTGGAATTGGTGCATTCAATTTTTCTGATTACTATGAGTTTGACCATAATATAAAACTATATGTTCACAATACGTATTTGGAGGTTTTGGTGGAGTCAGGAATAATAGGTTTTGTTTTTTACTTTCATTTCCTGCTTTTTTTAATTATTACTCTACTCAAGACTCGATTGCATATCAAAAAACCATACATTGTTCTTACACTTTTCGCTTTTTTATTACAGATGGTTTCCCTATCTCTTATGATTAATGAAGCTTTTTTTGTATTTCTTGCACTGGCTTTGAAATATATTTCTGTATTTGAAAGAAAAGGAGCTGAATCTTATGAAACACAGCCAAAAGGATAG
- a CDS encoding glycosyltransferase family 2 protein, with amino-acid sequence MKHSQKDSGPLISIITPSYNSTAFIKETIESVLAQSYSHWEMIIVDDQSKDDSVHLIKQYVEGDPRIQLICLTENVGAAEARNIAIRRAKGDYIAFLDSDDVWLPTKLEEQVTFMQKGNISFSFTSYSLISEEGDHMGIEVTAPEIVDYKYLIGNTTIGCLTVMLDRQQIKQIEMPIIQPEDTALWLVLLKQGHQAYGLQKVLSNYRIVSNSTSRNKLKAAYRYWKLLRHQEKLNLVKVNFYFGKYAYHAYRKNRLKSS; translated from the coding sequence ATGAAACACAGCCAAAAGGATAGTGGTCCATTGATTTCCATTATTACTCCTTCGTATAACAGTACGGCTTTTATAAAAGAAACCATTGAATCCGTCCTAGCACAATCCTATTCTCATTGGGAAATGATCATTGTTGACGATCAGTCAAAGGATGACTCAGTCCATTTAATTAAACAATATGTAGAAGGTGATCCGCGGATTCAATTGATTTGCTTAACCGAGAATGTTGGTGCTGCTGAGGCTAGAAACATTGCGATCAGAAGGGCAAAAGGAGATTACATAGCCTTTCTTGATAGTGATGATGTATGGTTACCTACTAAATTAGAAGAGCAAGTTACTTTTATGCAAAAGGGAAATATTTCTTTTTCATTTACTTCCTATTCTTTGATTAGTGAGGAAGGAGATCATATGGGGATAGAAGTAACGGCACCTGAAATTGTGGACTATAAGTATCTGATTGGAAATACAACAATTGGCTGTTTAACAGTGATGTTAGATAGGCAGCAAATTAAACAAATAGAAATGCCTATTATTCAACCTGAAGACACGGCTTTATGGTTGGTGTTACTAAAACAAGGGCATCAAGCATATGGCTTACAAAAGGTTTTGTCCAATTATCGTATTGTTAGTAACTCCACATCAAGGAATAAATTAAAGGCTGCCTATCGATATTGGAAGCTCTTACGACATCAAGAGAAGTTAAATTTGGTAAAAGTAAACTTTTACTTCGGTAAATATGCGTATCATGCGTACAGGAAAAACAGATTAAAATCGAGCTAA
- a CDS encoding glycosyltransferase family 4 protein, which translates to MHNVLLLTDKLITGGAEMYFCKLENHLKAANMTFYSAAAPGEMYNEIHHKTNFISLSLKNHLTNLKTLSRQVIQKDIRIIHANSLRMLLYSIVVRKITKRDMKLVYTKHNVTVLEKRVPLLFKTVVNRYVHQVIAVSNFEKGNLLRLGVRNELIQTIYNGVDIKQFSFQPLQAQKTFNVGILARLSKEKNHVLFLNIANELRDMEQVVFHIAGDGPEREFVEKEIKNLQLHHKINVLGQVSNPYEFICSMDLLLLTSFREVFPMVILEAMATGTPIVSVDVGGIKEAIVDYETGILIRHHSEREFAEKIKLLHDNEDLRRGLIGAARKKVEERFTLSTMIHSTLEAYRC; encoded by the coding sequence ATGCACAATGTTCTACTGTTAACTGACAAACTCATAACGGGTGGTGCTGAGATGTATTTTTGTAAATTAGAAAATCATCTGAAGGCTGCAAATATGACGTTTTATTCAGCAGCTGCACCAGGTGAAATGTACAATGAAATTCATCATAAAACGAACTTTATTTCTCTGAGCTTAAAAAATCATCTCACTAATCTTAAGACACTGAGTAGACAAGTCATTCAAAAGGACATTCGTATCATTCATGCAAATAGTTTAAGGATGCTGCTCTATTCCATCGTAGTAAGGAAAATTACCAAAAGGGACATGAAGCTGGTCTATACCAAACACAATGTAACGGTACTTGAAAAAAGGGTCCCCCTCCTATTTAAAACGGTAGTAAATCGGTATGTCCATCAGGTTATCGCGGTTAGTAATTTTGAAAAAGGGAACTTATTACGACTTGGTGTAAGGAATGAGCTAATCCAAACGATTTATAATGGAGTTGATATAAAACAATTTTCATTTCAGCCATTGCAAGCTCAGAAAACATTTAATGTCGGAATCTTAGCACGTTTATCTAAAGAAAAAAATCATGTATTATTTTTAAACATTGCTAATGAATTAAGAGATATGGAACAAGTTGTTTTTCATATTGCAGGGGATGGACCTGAGAGGGAATTTGTTGAAAAAGAAATCAAAAACTTGCAGTTACATCACAAAATAAATGTTTTAGGCCAGGTTTCTAATCCATATGAGTTTATTTGCAGCATGGACTTGTTGCTTCTAACATCCTTTAGAGAAGTCTTCCCAATGGTCATCCTTGAAGCAATGGCTACAGGAACGCCAATTGTGTCTGTAGATGTTGGTGGCATTAAAGAAGCGATTGTGGATTATGAAACAGGGATTCTTATACGGCATCATTCGGAAAGAGAGTTTGCGGAAAAAATAAAGTTGCTTCATGATAATGAGGATTTAAGACGAGGCTTGATAGGTGCAGCAAGAAAAAAAGTGGAGGAAAGGTTTACTCTTTCAACGATGATTCATTCTACGCTGGAAGCTTACAGATGTTAA
- the galU gene encoding UTP--glucose-1-phosphate uridylyltransferase GalU produces MANIKKVIIPAAGLGTRFLPATKAMPKEMLPIVDKPTIQYIVEEAIAAGIEDIIIVTGKGKRAIEDHFDNAFELEANLIKKEKFELLEKVLESASVDIHYIRQKEPLGLGHAIWCARKFIGNEPFGVMLGDDIVRSETPALKQLIEQYEKTGSSVIGVEEVHADNIHKYGVIDAFPVDKNLLQIRNLIEKPSKENAPSNLAIIGRYILTPEVFSILEEKKIGKGGEIQLTDALQRLKAIQDIYAYKFEGKRYDVGEQLGFIETTLAFALERPELKAGVLGLMENFIMEKEYIAIR; encoded by the coding sequence TTGGCTAACATCAAAAAAGTAATCATTCCAGCAGCAGGTTTAGGAACGCGTTTTTTACCCGCTACAAAAGCAATGCCAAAAGAAATGCTGCCGATTGTTGATAAACCGACGATTCAATATATCGTAGAAGAAGCAATTGCAGCAGGTATTGAGGATATTATCATTGTTACCGGTAAAGGCAAACGAGCGATTGAAGATCATTTCGATAATGCATTTGAGCTGGAGGCAAATCTTATAAAAAAAGAGAAGTTCGAGCTACTCGAGAAGGTATTGGAATCAGCTTCAGTGGACATTCATTATATTCGTCAGAAAGAACCACTAGGATTAGGACATGCGATATGGTGTGCACGAAAATTTATAGGCAATGAACCATTTGGGGTTATGCTTGGGGATGATATTGTTAGAAGTGAAACACCAGCACTGAAGCAATTAATAGAGCAATATGAAAAAACGGGTTCGAGTGTCATAGGTGTGGAAGAGGTTCATGCTGATAACATTCATAAGTATGGGGTTATCGATGCTTTTCCGGTAGACAAAAACTTATTGCAAATAAGAAACCTTATAGAGAAGCCATCTAAGGAAAATGCCCCATCGAATTTGGCGATTATCGGTCGGTATATATTAACACCAGAAGTGTTTTCTATTCTAGAGGAGAAGAAAATAGGTAAAGGTGGAGAAATCCAGCTTACGGATGCTCTTCAAAGGCTGAAGGCCATTCAAGATATCTATGCATATAAATTTGAAGGAAAAAGATATGATGTTGGTGAACAATTAGGATTTATCGAAACAACTTTGGCCTTTGCGCTTGAAAGACCAGAGTTGAAAGCCGGAGTTCTGGGATTGATGGAGAATTTTATTATGGAGAAAGAATATATAGCCATCCGATGA
- a CDS encoding glycine betaine uptake BCCT transporter — protein MKKTSNVFWITLGLVFIAVLYGALAPESFEAVTTAMKDFITSAFGWYYLLFVTAIVLFCLFFIVSPMGQITLGKPNEKPEYSRMSWFAMLFSTGMGIGLVFWGAAEPLSHFAINPATEQPGTDAAFRESMRYTFFHWGIHAWAIYAIVAMSLAYFQFRKGEPGLISATLKPIFGNRMNGTPGTIVNVLAVFATVIGVATTLGFGAIQINGGLSYLFDLPISFPVQFVIIIVVTILFIASAWSGISKGIKYLSNANMVLAAILLIFVIILGPTLLIFDTFTDTIGSYFQNLPRMSFRAAPLDDSDRAWINTWTIFYWAWWISWSPFVGIFIARVSRGRTIREFLTGVLLLPTLLSFFWFSVFGATAMDVQIKGVDLTPLSTEETLFAVFHELPMSMFLSIIAILLIAIFFITSADSATFVLGMQTTYGSLQPPNVVKLTWGIAQAAIAIILLSANGLTALQNALIIAALPFSFVIIGMMVSLYKELNKERKEMGLMVRPYPKKK, from the coding sequence ATGAAAAAAACCTCAAATGTATTCTGGATTACGCTTGGACTTGTTTTCATAGCCGTTTTGTATGGCGCGCTAGCACCCGAAAGCTTCGAAGCTGTGACCACTGCTATGAAAGACTTTATCACATCGGCATTCGGTTGGTATTATTTACTTTTCGTCACAGCCATCGTGCTGTTCTGTCTGTTCTTTATCGTCAGCCCCATGGGACAAATCACACTCGGTAAGCCGAATGAAAAACCAGAGTATTCTCGGATGAGCTGGTTTGCGATGCTGTTTTCAACCGGGATGGGAATCGGTCTCGTCTTCTGGGGCGCCGCAGAACCACTATCGCACTTTGCGATAAATCCTGCAACAGAACAACCGGGTACGGATGCTGCTTTTCGAGAATCCATGCGTTATACCTTTTTCCATTGGGGCATTCATGCATGGGCCATTTACGCAATCGTTGCCATGTCACTGGCCTATTTCCAATTCCGGAAAGGCGAGCCAGGATTGATATCTGCAACGTTAAAACCAATATTCGGTAACCGTATGAATGGGACACCCGGCACAATCGTCAATGTACTTGCCGTTTTCGCGACAGTCATAGGTGTTGCCACAACACTCGGTTTTGGCGCCATTCAAATCAATGGCGGGCTCTCTTATCTATTCGATTTACCCATTAGTTTTCCTGTTCAATTTGTCATTATTATCGTCGTCACTATTCTCTTTATCGCTTCGGCATGGTCAGGTATCAGTAAGGGAATTAAATATTTGTCCAACGCCAATATGGTACTTGCGGCAATACTGCTCATTTTTGTCATTATTCTCGGACCTACCCTGTTAATTTTTGATACATTTACCGACACCATCGGCTCATACTTTCAAAACTTACCACGCATGAGCTTCCGTGCTGCACCGCTCGATGACAGTGACCGGGCTTGGATTAATACGTGGACGATTTTCTACTGGGCATGGTGGATTTCATGGTCACCATTTGTTGGCATATTCATCGCCCGTGTATCGCGCGGACGAACGATACGTGAATTCCTGACAGGCGTCCTGTTATTACCGACATTACTTAGCTTTTTCTGGTTCTCTGTTTTCGGTGCTACTGCAATGGATGTGCAAATCAAAGGTGTGGATTTGACCCCACTATCGACTGAAGAAACGCTCTTCGCAGTTTTTCATGAATTGCCAATGTCCATGTTTCTATCGATTATCGCTATTCTGCTCATCGCCATCTTTTTCATCACATCGGCGGACTCAGCAACATTTGTTCTTGGTATGCAGACAACATACGGATCACTTCAACCACCTAATGTCGTCAAGTTGACATGGGGAATTGCACAAGCGGCCATTGCCATCATTCTGCTATCAGCCAACGGATTGACCGCCCTACAAAATGCATTGATTATTGCTGCGTTGCCTTTTTCCTTTGTTATCATCGGTATGATGGTTTCACTTTATAAGGAACTCAATAAGGAGCGCAAAGAGATGGGGTTAATGGTGAGGCCATATCCGAAAAAGAAATGA
- a CDS encoding sigma-70 family RNA polymerase sigma factor produces MTDTELVVQAIAGDDDAFLALLLIHKDALYRTALAYLKNREDALEAVQEVTFRAYEKIHSLKNPEYAKTWLVRIMMNYCRDVLQKQKRLLFNEDLVMQQGISEDYTYLEVEEALGQLTDEQRELIHLKYLQDVKIKEIAEMTATPESTVKTRLYKALKVLRSFIEEKGEIRRV; encoded by the coding sequence TTGACAGACACGGAATTGGTGGTGCAAGCAATCGCAGGAGATGACGATGCTTTTCTAGCGCTACTGCTGATACATAAGGATGCGCTTTATCGAACGGCGCTAGCTTATTTGAAAAATCGAGAAGATGCACTAGAGGCCGTTCAAGAAGTAACGTTTCGTGCATATGAAAAAATCCATTCATTGAAAAATCCAGAGTATGCGAAGACATGGCTTGTACGCATCATGATGAATTACTGCCGCGATGTTTTACAGAAACAAAAGCGTTTGCTGTTTAATGAAGACCTCGTCATGCAGCAAGGTATTAGTGAGGATTACACCTATCTTGAGGTCGAAGAAGCACTTGGGCAATTAACCGATGAACAACGCGAACTTATTCATCTGAAATACTTACAGGATGTCAAAATAAAAGAAATAGCTGAAATGACTGCGACTCCAGAGAGTACAGTTAAAACGAGATTGTATAAGGCGCTCAAGGTACTTCGTTCGTTTATCGAGGAGAAAGGGGAGATCCGCCGTGTTTAA
- a CDS encoding DUF4179 domain-containing protein, with the protein MFKDEEEKLEKWKEEIENASVPQDELEGAIRQGLQRAQQVAKPVKKRPVVKRGVWAVVVAAVLLITFATSIRVSPAFANVVALIPGMEKIVALIQDNKGLQSAIENEYYQPLNQSIEKEGVTLTLDGVIADEQEMIIFYSVKSFNKGEQPLNGHPLITDIEGEDIAIRSSSDALYDIDGKGLENSSKVNVHFREVINKSGFIFKVKLESDSQSIDYEIPFSLDKEKMPTIRYPTNETVSIEGQKITIKQIEISPIKVSVHIRVDPANTKEILGYEDFRLVDGKGETWSAITNGLTASGIDEYERVYYLQSNYFEQAKGLTLMFNKLQAIDKDEAYVVIDTDKGIILEQPADQRFSVIMTNRRFIELFLKGEKGFHSDPFIKIVDMEGKEFHTSGGGFSRLSDEQIQLSVRIPDESYVNPIKLPLYGYPQWIEGDVKIKIK; encoded by the coding sequence GTGTTTAAGGATGAGGAAGAGAAGTTGGAGAAATGGAAAGAAGAAATTGAAAACGCTAGTGTACCGCAGGATGAGTTGGAAGGGGCGATTCGACAAGGGTTACAGCGTGCTCAACAGGTGGCGAAGCCAGTGAAAAAACGTCCTGTTGTTAAACGCGGTGTGTGGGCGGTGGTTGTGGCAGCGGTGCTTCTTATTACATTCGCCACATCAATCCGAGTTTCTCCAGCTTTTGCGAATGTGGTTGCCTTGATACCAGGGATGGAGAAGATAGTTGCGCTTATCCAGGATAATAAAGGGCTACAATCAGCAATCGAAAATGAATATTATCAACCGTTGAATCAATCCATTGAAAAAGAGGGAGTGACGTTAACACTTGATGGTGTAATTGCAGATGAACAAGAAATGATTATTTTTTATAGTGTGAAAAGCTTTAATAAAGGTGAACAACCTCTTAATGGGCATCCACTAATAACAGATATTGAAGGAGAAGATATTGCAATAAGATCATCTTCAGATGCGCTTTATGATATAGATGGGAAGGGCCTTGAAAATTCCTCGAAGGTAAATGTACACTTTCGGGAGGTAATTAACAAAAGTGGATTTATTTTCAAAGTGAAACTAGAGTCTGATTCACAATCCATTGATTATGAAATTCCTTTTTCATTGGATAAAGAAAAAATGCCCACCATTCGTTACCCAACCAATGAAACTGTTTCAATTGAAGGCCAAAAGATCACGATTAAACAAATTGAAATTTCGCCTATAAAAGTGAGTGTCCATATACGTGTAGATCCTGCTAATACAAAAGAGATTTTGGGTTACGAAGATTTCCGGCTAGTGGATGGCAAGGGAGAAACTTGGTCAGCGATTACCAACGGGTTAACCGCTTCCGGCATTGACGAATATGAACGGGTCTACTATTTACAAAGTAATTATTTTGAACAAGCAAAGGGATTGACGCTTATGTTTAATAAGTTGCAGGCGATCGATAAAGATGAAGCATACGTAGTAATTGATACGGATAAAGGAATTATATTGGAGCAACCAGCCGATCAAAGATTTTCAGTGATAATGACAAATCGCAGGTTTATCGAGTTATTTTTGAAAGGTGAAAAAGGTTTCCATTCGGACCCATTCATCAAAATTGTGGATATGGAAGGAAAAGAGTTTCACACGAGTGGTGGAGGATTTTCAAGACTTTCAGATGAACAAATCCAGCTAAGTGTGCGAATTCCGGACGAATCGTATGTCAATCCGATTAAATTGCCTTTGTATGGTTATCCGCAATGGATTGAAGGGGATGTGAAGATTAAAATTAAATAA
- the hutU gene encoding urocanate hydratase, producing the protein MGKAAERVIRYRGTELNTKGWQQEAALRMLMNNLDAEVAEHPDELVVYGGIGKAARNWESFDAIVRSLKELENDETLLVQSGKPVAIFKSHTDAPKVLIANSNLVPAYANWEHFHELDKKGLMMYGQMTAGSWIYIGSQGIVQGTYETFAELAKQHFGESLKGTITLTAGLGGMGGAQPLAVTMAGGVCIGIEVDETRIDRRIETRYTDVKTASLDEAIRLAKEAKSEGKALSIGLLGNAAEVLPAMIARGFIPDVLTDQTSAHDPLNGYIPVGMSLEEAATLRATNPEDYVKRSKASMARHVEAMIDMMDKGAITFDYGNNIRQVAKDEGITRAFDFPGFVPAYIRPQFCEGKGPFRWVALSGDPEDIYKTDEVILREFSDNKHLCNWINMAQEKIQFQGLPSRICWLGYGERARFGKIINDMVASGELKAPIVIGRDHLDSGSVASPNRETEAMKDGSDAVADWPILNAMINAVGGATWVSVHHGGGVGMGYSIHAGMVIVADGTKEAEARIERVLTTDPGMGIVRHVDAGYELAEKTAREKGVNIPMMAKGGTQND; encoded by the coding sequence ATGGGAAAAGCAGCTGAACGAGTAATTCGTTATCGGGGAACGGAGTTGAATACGAAGGGCTGGCAGCAGGAAGCGGCACTTCGTATGCTGATGAATAACTTGGATGCGGAAGTAGCAGAGCATCCAGATGAGCTAGTTGTGTACGGGGGAATTGGCAAGGCGGCGCGTAATTGGGAGTCGTTTGATGCCATTGTTCGCTCATTAAAAGAACTTGAAAATGATGAAACCTTACTTGTGCAATCGGGAAAACCGGTTGCGATATTTAAGTCACATACAGACGCACCAAAAGTATTGATTGCCAACTCGAATTTAGTTCCGGCCTATGCCAATTGGGAGCATTTCCACGAGCTCGATAAAAAAGGATTAATGATGTACGGGCAAATGACGGCGGGTAGTTGGATTTACATCGGTTCGCAAGGCATTGTGCAAGGGACGTATGAAACGTTTGCGGAGCTGGCGAAGCAGCATTTTGGCGAGTCATTGAAAGGGACCATCACATTGACGGCTGGACTTGGCGGCATGGGTGGTGCCCAACCATTGGCGGTGACAATGGCTGGTGGTGTTTGTATTGGTATTGAAGTCGATGAAACACGTATTGACCGACGTATTGAAACGCGTTATACCGATGTTAAAACAGCGTCTTTAGATGAAGCTATTCGTTTAGCGAAGGAAGCGAAATCCGAGGGGAAAGCTTTATCAATCGGACTGCTTGGCAATGCGGCTGAAGTGTTGCCTGCTATGATTGCTCGCGGGTTTATTCCAGATGTGCTAACAGACCAAACATCAGCGCATGATCCATTGAATGGCTATATACCTGTTGGGATGTCGCTTGAGGAGGCGGCGACATTGCGTGCCACCAATCCAGAGGACTATGTGAAACGTTCGAAAGCATCGATGGCGAGACATGTTGAAGCGATGATTGACATGATGGATAAAGGCGCCATTACGTTCGATTATGGTAACAATATCCGCCAAGTTGCGAAGGACGAAGGCATCACACGCGCATTTGATTTCCCAGGATTCGTGCCTGCGTATATTCGTCCGCAGTTTTGCGAGGGCAAAGGGCCGTTTCGCTGGGTAGCATTATCGGGAGATCCTGAAGATATTTATAAAACGGATGAAGTGATTTTACGTGAGTTTAGCGATAATAAGCATTTATGCAATTGGATTAACATGGCGCAGGAAAAAATCCAATTTCAAGGATTGCCGTCACGTATTTGCTGGCTTGGTTACGGGGAACGCGCACGCTTCGGGAAAATCATCAACGATATGGTCGCTTCGGGTGAGTTAAAAGCACCGATTGTTATTGGTCGGGATCATCTCGATTCTGGCTCGGTGGCATCACCTAACCGCGAAACAGAAGCGATGAAGGATGGTTCAGATGCTGTGGCGGATTGGCCGATTTTGAATGCAATGATCAATGCAGTTGGAGGCGCGACATGGGTTTCCGTTCATCATGGCGGTGGAGTTGGCATGGGCTACTCGATTCACGCAGGCATGGTCATTGTGGCAGATGGTACGAAAGAGGCGGAAGCTCGAATCGAACGCGTTTTGACGACGGATCCCGGTATGGGCATCGTGCGACACGTGGATGCAGGCTATGAGTTGGCCGAGAAAACAGCCCGGGAAAAAGGAGTCAATATCCCGATGATGGCAAAAGGGGGGACTCAGAATGACTAA